The following proteins come from a genomic window of Panicum hallii strain FIL2 chromosome 8, PHallii_v3.1, whole genome shotgun sequence:
- the LOC112902027 gene encoding putative disease resistance protein RGA3 isoform X1 — MATILESLLGSCAKKLQDVISEEAILILGVKEELTELQRRMEQIRHFVNDAEQRSTKESAVNNWLNQLRDAMYDADDVIDLARSKGSKLLPDHSLSLSSKSSTCTGLSLSSCFSNIQTRHEVAVKIRSLNKRIDNISKDDVFSSLASRQSTEKVLAPKHIRSSNLVEPNLVGKEVIHACRKLVDLLLEHKDKRSYKIAIVGTGGVGKTTLAQKIYNDQKINGCFDKQAWVCVSKDYSDITILKEILRKFEVQYMQDESIDELQSRLKLAIQEKSFFLVLDDAWQSDIWENLLSTPLHAAATGIILLTSRLNTVAAEIGVDHTHRVDLMLVDVGWELLWKSMGINHEKEMQNLRDLRIDIVRRCGCLPLAIKVVARVLARKEQTENEWNKFSRKDAWSVSKLEIPSALYISYEELPLCLKPCFLYCAMFPEDVVIYRDHIIRMWVAEGFIDELGGQLLEDTAEEYYYELIYRNLLQQIDVAADLTQCTVHDLLRQLACHLSREECFVGDPGSIRVSVMSKFRRISAVTEKDIVVLPSMDKDQYKVRTWITSYEKSLRVDNTIFRRLPYIRVLDLTGSVIQSIPNCVGRLIHLQLLDLDRTDISCLPESIGSLENLQTLNLQRCHALHSLPLGITRLCNLRRLGLAQTPINQVPKGIAKLKLLNDLEGFSVGGGSDNSARTQDGWSLEELGPLFELRKLDMYKLERASPCITDLLLLDKKFLKQLNLCCTERTHEPYSERDIINIERVLEKLIPPQSIEDIGIADFFGRRFPTWLDTATHFPSLMYLNLVDCKSCVHLPPIGQLPNLKYLKIVGATAVTKIGPEFVGYGVGNPGSAEAVALPKLETLFIKDMPNWEEWTVVVEEEEEATAAAAAGKDGAAANQKGEAPPPRMQLLPRLEKLELECCPKLRALPQQLGLEATSLKELKLRDVDSIRVVENLPFLSEMLLIVVCEGLVRVSNIPKMRELLVSRCPNLRRVEELCNLERLWLDVGMESLSSYWVPGLKEQRQKLPGGTLDIYTWPRT, encoded by the exons ATGGCAACCATACTAGAATCTTTACTTGGATCATGTGCTAAGAAGTTGCAAGATGTCATTTCAGAGGAGGCCATACTAATTTTAGGGGTAAAAGAAGAGCTCACAGAACTGCAAAGAAGAATGGAGCAAATACGACACTTTGTTAATGATGCAGAGCAAAGGAGCACAAAAGAATCAGCTGTTAATAATTGGCTCAATCAGCTAAGAGATGCCATGTATGACGCTGATGATGTTATTGACTTGGCTAGATCTAAAGGAAGCAAACTATTGCCGGATCATTCTTTGTCATTATCAAGCAAATCAAGTACATGCACCGGCCTTTCCCTTTCCTCTTGCTTTTCTAATATCCAGACACGTCATGAGGTTGCTGTTAAGATTCGAAGCCTGAACAAAAGAATAGACAATATTTCAAAGGATGACGTATTTTCATCACTGGCAAGTAGACAATCTACTGAAAAAGTTTTAGCACCAAAACATATAAGAAGTTCCAACCTTGTTGAACCCAACCTTGTGGGTAAGGAGGTCATACATGCTTGCAGAAAACTAGTAGATTTGCTACTTGAACATAAGGATAAGAGGTCTTACAAGATTGCCATTGTTGGAACAGGAGGAGTTGGTAAGACAACACTAGCACAGAAAATTTACAATGACCAGAAAATAAATGGGTGCTTTGACAAACAAGCATGGGTTTGTGTCTCCAAAGATTACTCCGATATTACTATTCTGAAGGAGATTCTTCGAAAATTTGAAGTACAGTACATGCAGGATGAATCAATTGATGAGCTCCAAAGCAGGCTAAAATTAGCCATCCAAGAGAAGAGCTTCTTTCTTGTGTTGGATGATGCGTGGCAGTCTGACATATGGGAAAATTTACTGAGCACCCCATTGCATGCTGCAGCCACAGGGATAATTCTGTTGACATCTCGACTCAACACTGTTGCTGCAGAAATTGGAGTGGACCACACACACCGAGTTGACTTAATGTTGGTGGACGTAGGATGGGAGTTGCTTTGGAAGAGCATGGGAATCAACCATGAAAAAGAAATGCAAAATCTGCGAGACTTAAGAATAGATATTGTTCGCAGATGTGGCTGTCTTCCTCTTGCAATTAAGGTTGTTGCAAGGGTTTTAGCCAGGAAAGAACAAACTGAGAATGAATGGAACAAGTTTTCAAGAAAAGATGCTTGGTCCGTGAGCAAACTTGAAATACCAAGTGCTTTATATATAAGTTATGAAGAGCTACCACTCTGTTTGAAGCCGTGTTTTCTCTATTGTGCCATGTTTCCTGAAGATGTAGTTATTTACCGTGATCATATTATTAGGATGTGGGTGGCTGAAGGCTTCATTGATGAGCTAGGTGGTCAACTATTGGAAGATACAGCTGAAGAATACTATTATGAGTTGATATATCGGAATCTCCTCCAACAAATTGATGTAGCGGCTGATCTTACACAATGCACAGTGCATGACCTATTAAGGCAGCTTGCTTGTCATTTATCTAGAGAAGAATGTTTTGTTGGTGATCCAGGATCAATAAGAGTTAGTGTTATGAGTAAATTTAGACGTATTTCAGCAGTCACTGAGAAGGATATAGTGGTGCTACCTAGCATGGATAAGGATCAATATAAGGTTAGAACATGGATAACTTCTTATGAAAAGTCACTGAGAGTTGATAATACAATATTTAGAAGACTTCCATATATTCGAGTTTTGGATCTAACTGGGTCAGTTATACAAAGTATTCCAAATTGTGTTGGAAGATTGATCCATCTACAGTTACTTGATCTTGATAGAACTGACATATCTTGTCTTCCTGAGTCTATTGGTTCACTAGAAAACCTTCAGACATTGAACTTGCAGCGGTGCCATGCTTTGCATAGTCTCCCATTAGGTATAACTCGATTATGTAACTTGAGACGCCTTGGTCTGGCTCAAACACCAATAAACCAGGTTCCAAAAGGGATTGCTAAATTGAAGCTCCTGAATGATCTTGAAGGATTTTCGGTTGGTGGTGGCAGTGATAATAGTGCCAGAACGCAAGATGGATGGAGCCTAGAAGAGCTGGGTCCTCTTTTTGAGCTGAGGAAGCTTGATATGTATAAATTGGAGAGAGCATCTCCTTGTATTACAGATTTATTGTTACTAGACAAAAAGTTTCTCAAACAACTCAATTTATGTTGTACTGAACGTACACATGAACCATACAGTGAAAGGGATATAATCAATATAGAGAGGGTGCTTGAGAAGCTAATCCCTCCACAGAGCATTGAAGATATAGGTATTGCAGATTTCTTTGGTCGGAGGTTTCCCACCTGGCTTGATACCGCTACACATTTTCCATCATTGAT GTATTTGAATCTTGTGGATTGCAAATCATGTGTGCATCTTCCTCCAATCGGGCAGCTCCCCAACCTGAAATATCTGAAAATCGTGGGAGCCACTGCAGTCaccaagattggacccgaattTGTTGGCTACGGGGTGGGTAATCCCGGATCTGCAGAGGCAGTTGCTTTGCCCAAGCTTGAAACGTTGTTCATCAAGGATATGCCCAACTGGGAGGAGTGGACCGTTGTtgttgaagaagaagaagaagcgacagcagcagcagcagcaggtaaGGATGGTGCTGCTGCAAACCAAAAGGGGGAAGCCCCACCTCCAAGGATGCAGCTGCTACCACGTTTGGAAAAGTTGGAACTTGAGTGCTGCCCCAAGCTGAGAGCTCTCCCACAGCAGCTTGGACTGGAGGCCACCAGCTTGAAGGAGCTGAAGTTAAGAGATGTGGATAGCATTAGGGTGGTGGAGAACCTCCCGTTCCTCTCTGAGATGCTTTTAATTGTTGTATGTGAAGGCCTAGTGAGGGTCTCCAATATTCCCAAAATGAGGGAGCTGCTGGTAAGTCGCTGCCCAAATTTAAGGCGTGTTGAGGAGCTTTGCAATTTGGAGCGGCTGTGGCTGGACGTGGGTATGGAGTCCCTCTCCTCATATTGGGTGCCTGGGCTCAAAGAGCAGCGCCAAAAACTTCCTGGGGGAACACTGGACATTTACACATGGCCTCGAACATGA
- the LOC112902027 gene encoding putative disease resistance protein RGA3 isoform X2 has protein sequence MATILESLLGSCAKKLQDVISEEAILILGVKEELTELQRRMEQIRHFVNDAEQRSTKESAVNNWLNQLRDAMYDADDVIDLARSKGSKLLPDHSLSLSSKSSTCTGLSLSSCFSNIQTRHEVAVKIRSLNKRIDNISKDDVFSSLASRQSTEKVLAPKHIRSSNLVEPNLVGKEVIHACRKLVDLLLEHKDKRSYKIAIVGTGGVGKTTLAQKIYNDQKINGCFDKQAWVCVSKDYSDITILKEILRKFEVQYMQDESIDELQSRLKLAIQEKSFFLVLDDAWQSDIWENLLSTPLHAAATGIILLTSRLNTVAAEIGVDHTHRVDLMLVDVGWELLWKSMGINHEKEMQNLRDLRIDIVRRCGCLPLAIKVVARVLARKEQTENEWNKFSRKDAWSVSKLEIPSALYISYEELPLCLKPCFLYCAMFPEDVVIYRDHIIRMWVAEGFIDELGGQLLEDTAEEYYYELIYRNLLQQIDVAADLTQCTVHDLLRQLACHLSREECFVGDPGSIRVSVMSKFRRISAVTEKDIVVLPSMDKDQYKVRTWITSYENIPNCVGRLIHLQLLDLDRTDISCLPESIGSLENLQTLNLQRCHALHSLPLGITRLCNLRRLGLAQTPINQVPKGSERDIINIERVLEKLIPPQSIEDIGIADFFGRRFPTWLDTATHFPSLMYLNLVDCKSCVHLPPIGQLPNLKYLKIVGATAVTKIGPEFVGYGVGNPGSAEAVALPKLETLFIKDMPNWEEWTVVVEEEEEATAAAAAGKDGAAANQKGEAPPPRMQLLPRLEKLELECCPKLRALPQQLGLEATSLKELKLRDVDSIRVVENLPFLSEMLLIVVCEGLVRVSNIPKMRELLVSRCPNLRRVEELCNLERLWLDVGMESLSSYWVPGLKEQRQKLPGGTLDIYTWPRT, from the exons ATGGCAACCATACTAGAATCTTTACTTGGATCATGTGCTAAGAAGTTGCAAGATGTCATTTCAGAGGAGGCCATACTAATTTTAGGGGTAAAAGAAGAGCTCACAGAACTGCAAAGAAGAATGGAGCAAATACGACACTTTGTTAATGATGCAGAGCAAAGGAGCACAAAAGAATCAGCTGTTAATAATTGGCTCAATCAGCTAAGAGATGCCATGTATGACGCTGATGATGTTATTGACTTGGCTAGATCTAAAGGAAGCAAACTATTGCCGGATCATTCTTTGTCATTATCAAGCAAATCAAGTACATGCACCGGCCTTTCCCTTTCCTCTTGCTTTTCTAATATCCAGACACGTCATGAGGTTGCTGTTAAGATTCGAAGCCTGAACAAAAGAATAGACAATATTTCAAAGGATGACGTATTTTCATCACTGGCAAGTAGACAATCTACTGAAAAAGTTTTAGCACCAAAACATATAAGAAGTTCCAACCTTGTTGAACCCAACCTTGTGGGTAAGGAGGTCATACATGCTTGCAGAAAACTAGTAGATTTGCTACTTGAACATAAGGATAAGAGGTCTTACAAGATTGCCATTGTTGGAACAGGAGGAGTTGGTAAGACAACACTAGCACAGAAAATTTACAATGACCAGAAAATAAATGGGTGCTTTGACAAACAAGCATGGGTTTGTGTCTCCAAAGATTACTCCGATATTACTATTCTGAAGGAGATTCTTCGAAAATTTGAAGTACAGTACATGCAGGATGAATCAATTGATGAGCTCCAAAGCAGGCTAAAATTAGCCATCCAAGAGAAGAGCTTCTTTCTTGTGTTGGATGATGCGTGGCAGTCTGACATATGGGAAAATTTACTGAGCACCCCATTGCATGCTGCAGCCACAGGGATAATTCTGTTGACATCTCGACTCAACACTGTTGCTGCAGAAATTGGAGTGGACCACACACACCGAGTTGACTTAATGTTGGTGGACGTAGGATGGGAGTTGCTTTGGAAGAGCATGGGAATCAACCATGAAAAAGAAATGCAAAATCTGCGAGACTTAAGAATAGATATTGTTCGCAGATGTGGCTGTCTTCCTCTTGCAATTAAGGTTGTTGCAAGGGTTTTAGCCAGGAAAGAACAAACTGAGAATGAATGGAACAAGTTTTCAAGAAAAGATGCTTGGTCCGTGAGCAAACTTGAAATACCAAGTGCTTTATATATAAGTTATGAAGAGCTACCACTCTGTTTGAAGCCGTGTTTTCTCTATTGTGCCATGTTTCCTGAAGATGTAGTTATTTACCGTGATCATATTATTAGGATGTGGGTGGCTGAAGGCTTCATTGATGAGCTAGGTGGTCAACTATTGGAAGATACAGCTGAAGAATACTATTATGAGTTGATATATCGGAATCTCCTCCAACAAATTGATGTAGCGGCTGATCTTACACAATGCACAGTGCATGACCTATTAAGGCAGCTTGCTTGTCATTTATCTAGAGAAGAATGTTTTGTTGGTGATCCAGGATCAATAAGAGTTAGTGTTATGAGTAAATTTAGACGTATTTCAGCAGTCACTGAGAAGGATATAGTGGTGCTACCTAGCATGGATAAGGATCAATATAAGGTTAGAACATGGATAACTTCTTATGAAAA TATTCCAAATTGTGTTGGAAGATTGATCCATCTACAGTTACTTGATCTTGATAGAACTGACATATCTTGTCTTCCTGAGTCTATTGGTTCACTAGAAAACCTTCAGACATTGAACTTGCAGCGGTGCCATGCTTTGCATAGTCTCCCATTAGGTATAACTCGATTATGTAACTTGAGACGCCTTGGTCTGGCTCAAACACCAATAAACCAGGTTCCAAAAGGG AGTGAAAGGGATATAATCAATATAGAGAGGGTGCTTGAGAAGCTAATCCCTCCACAGAGCATTGAAGATATAGGTATTGCAGATTTCTTTGGTCGGAGGTTTCCCACCTGGCTTGATACCGCTACACATTTTCCATCATTGAT GTATTTGAATCTTGTGGATTGCAAATCATGTGTGCATCTTCCTCCAATCGGGCAGCTCCCCAACCTGAAATATCTGAAAATCGTGGGAGCCACTGCAGTCaccaagattggacccgaattTGTTGGCTACGGGGTGGGTAATCCCGGATCTGCAGAGGCAGTTGCTTTGCCCAAGCTTGAAACGTTGTTCATCAAGGATATGCCCAACTGGGAGGAGTGGACCGTTGTtgttgaagaagaagaagaagcgacagcagcagcagcagcaggtaaGGATGGTGCTGCTGCAAACCAAAAGGGGGAAGCCCCACCTCCAAGGATGCAGCTGCTACCACGTTTGGAAAAGTTGGAACTTGAGTGCTGCCCCAAGCTGAGAGCTCTCCCACAGCAGCTTGGACTGGAGGCCACCAGCTTGAAGGAGCTGAAGTTAAGAGATGTGGATAGCATTAGGGTGGTGGAGAACCTCCCGTTCCTCTCTGAGATGCTTTTAATTGTTGTATGTGAAGGCCTAGTGAGGGTCTCCAATATTCCCAAAATGAGGGAGCTGCTGGTAAGTCGCTGCCCAAATTTAAGGCGTGTTGAGGAGCTTTGCAATTTGGAGCGGCTGTGGCTGGACGTGGGTATGGAGTCCCTCTCCTCATATTGGGTGCCTGGGCTCAAAGAGCAGCGCCAAAAACTTCCTGGGGGAACACTGGACATTTACACATGGCCTCGAACATGA
- the LOC112903763 gene encoding probable indole-3-acetic acid-amido synthetase GH3.8 gives MVTEKEDMKKLEFIEEMTTNVDAVQEHVLVEILDRNGGSEYLEKCGLAAATDRTTFRAKVPMVTYEDLKPYVMRVANGDRSPILSGPSHPISEFLLSSGTSGGEPKLIPTVEEELDRRQLLYSLLMPVMNKFVPGLQKGTGLYFLFVRSETKTPSGLPARPVLTSYYKSDYFKKHASNTCTSPLAAILCADVFQSMYAQMVCGLCQRHQVVRVGTVFASGLLRAIQFLQQHWEQLAANIEHGELSPCVSDPSVRAAVAGILQPDPKLSQLIRTECSNGDWAGIIVRLWPNTMYLDTIVTGSMAQYVTILSYYGGDLPIASTKYVSSECPMGLNLHPMCDPSEVSYTILPNLAYFEFLPTDGAAAAAELVELADVETGREYELVVTTYGGLSRYRVGDVLRVTGFHNAAPQFRFVRRSAALLSVNVDKTDEAELQRAVERAAALLRPHGAAVLDYTSRACTKTLPGHYVVYWELMATNQQEGASGTRSVDSDVLARCCLEMEESLSYVYWVLRVVDGAIRPLEIRVVRPGTFQELVNLAVSHGASVGQYKVPRCVTVSAVIQLLDSRVASSHFSPALPHRAPWTALSSVQNAAEAA, from the exons ATGGTGACAGAGAAAGAGGACATGAAGAAGCTTGAGTTCATTGAGGAGATGACCACAAACGTGGACGCGGTTCAGGAGCACGTGCTGGTGGAGATCCTCGACCGCAACGGCGGTAGCGAGTACCTTGAGAAAtgcggcctcgccgccgccaccgaccGCACCACCTTCCGCGCTAAGGTGCCCATGGTGACATACGAGGACCTGAAGCCGTACGTCATGCGCGTTGCCAACGGCGACAGGTCCCCCATCCTGTCAGGTCCCAGCCACCCCATCTCCGAGTTCCTCCTCAGCTCCGGTACGTCGGGTGGCGAGCCCAAGCTGATCCCCACCGTCGAGGAGGAGCTTGACCGCCGCCAGCTTCTATATAGCCTCCTCATGCCAGTCATGAACAA GTTTGTGCCTGGGCTCCAGAAGGGGACTGGCCTCTACTTCCTCTTCGTCCGTTCGGAGACGAAGACGCCAAGCGGCCTGCCAGCGCGGCCCGTCCTGACAAGCTACTACAAGAGTGATTACTTCAAGAAACACGCGAGCAACACATGCACAAGCCCGCTGGCGGCCATCCTGTGCGCGGACGTGTTCCAGAGCATGTACGCGCAGATGGTTTGCGGCCTGTGCCAGCGCCACCAGGTGGTGCGCGTCGGCACCGTGTTTGCCTCGGGCCTCCTCCGTGCCATCCAGTTCCTCCAGCAGCACTGGGAGCAGCTCGCAGCAAACATCGAGCACGGCGAGCTCAGCCCCTGCGTGTCGGACCCATCGGTGCGTGCGGCGGTGGCTGGCATCCTCCAGCCAGACCCCAAACTTTCCCAGCTCATCCGCACAGAGTGCTCCAATGGCGACTGGGCGGGCATCATCGTGCGCCTCTGGCCCAACACCATGTACCTGGACACAATAGTCACTGGATCCATGGCGCAGTACGTCACGATCCTGAGCTACTACGGCGGCGACCTGCCGATCGCCTCCACCAAGTACGTGTCCTCGGAGTGCCCCATGGGCCTCAACCTCCACCCCATGTGCGACCCGTCCGAGGTGTCCTACACCATCCTGCCCAACCTGGCCTACTTCGAGTTCCTCCCCAcggacggcgccgccgccgcagcggaGCTCGTCGAGCTCGCCGACGTGGAGACCGGGCGCGAGTACGAGCTGGTGGTCACCACCTACGGCGGCCTCAGCCGCTACCGCGTCGGCGACGTTCTCCGCGTCACGGGATTCCACAACGCGGCGCCGCAATTCCGGTTCGTGCGCCGGAGCGCCGCGCTGCTGTCCGTCAACGTGGACAAGAccgacgaggccgagctgcaGCGCGCGGTGGAGCGCGCGGCCGCGCTGCTCCGCCCGCACGGCGCGGCGGTCCTGGACTACACCAGCCGGGCGTGCACGAAGACCCTCCCGGGGCACTACGTCGTCTACTGGGAACTGATGGCTACCAACCAGCAAGAGGGAGCCAGCGGCACCCGGAGCGTGGACAGCGACGTGCTAGCCAGGTGCTGCCTGGAGATGGAGGAGTCCCTGAGCTACGTCTACTGGGTGCTTAGGGTTGTGGATGGAGCGATCAGGCCCCTGGAGATCCGAGTCGTCCGGCCGGGCACCTTCCAAGAGCTCGTCAACTTGGCCGTCTCCCATGGCGCGTCCGTGGGGCAGTACAAGGTGCCCCGATGCGTAACGGTCTCGGCCGTCATCCAGCTTCTTGATTCGCGCGTTGCCTCCAGCCACTTCAGCCCCGCCTTGCCGCACCGGGCACCATGGACAGCGCTTTCAAGCGTACAGAATGCTGCTGAGGCTGCATAA
- the LOC112903336 gene encoding probable 2-oxoglutarate-dependent dioxygenase AOP1 — protein MGSGDGTGAALLMEIPKVDLRGLEPDTPGWARARAAVTASMTAHGCVVVVHDALGAELRQALFGRALPQLFALPFEAKKRSGCFINGPHRGYVGQVPSEALESVPIQDAGDPGSIRAFSDDLWPQGNQEFCDTVVEFAKNMLELEQTVERLILEGLGTRDESIASHLGSLSHLVRMTLYGTPPDKETGISLRAHRDEHMTTVLAQHEVGGLEVQVGDGRWVAVPPEPGTLTVMAGDQFRVVTNGRVPGCVHRVRTPSGRVRFSALLNRRCKGQAVLRAIDELVDDDHPLMYNPCGPEEYRAFRLSEEGRNLSDPLKAFCGVER, from the exons ATGGGCTCCGGCGACggcacaggggcggcgctgcTCATGGAGATCCCCAAGGTGGACCTTCGCGGTCTGGAGCCCGACACGCCGGGGTGGGCGCGGGCCCGAGCAGCGGTGACCGCGTCCATGACGGCTCACGGCTGCGTCGTGGTCGTGCATGACGCGCTCGGCGCCGAGCTACGGCAGGCTCTGTTCGGCCGCGCCCTGCCCCAGCTCTTCGCCCTCCCGTTCGAGGCCAAGAAGCGCAGCGGCTGCTTCATTAACGGGCCGCACAGAGGCTACGTGGGGCAGGTCCCCAGCGAGGCCTTGGAGAGCGTCCCCATCCAGGACGCCGGCGATCCCGGCAGCATCCGTGCCTTCTCCGACGACCTCTGGccgcagggcaaccaggaattcTG TGACACGGTCGTAGAGTTCGCCAAGAACATGCTGGAACTGGAGCAGACGGTGGAGAGGTTGATCCTCGAGGGCCTGGGGACCCGTGACGAGAGCATTGCCTCGCACCTCGGGTCGCTGTCCCACCTCGTCCGGATGACGCTCTACGGGACGCCTCCGGACAAGGAGACCGGCATCTCCCTGCGCGCGCACCGCGACGAGCACATGACCACGGTGCTCGCGCAGCACGAGGTGGGAGGCCTCGAGGTGCAGGTCGGGGACGGGCGCTGGGTCGCCGTCCCTCCCGAACCCGGCACGCTCACCGTCATGGCCGGCGACCAGTTCCGG GTTGTCACCAACGGGAGGGTGCCGGGGTGCGTCCACCGCGTGCGGACGCCGAGCGGCCGCGTGCGCTTCTCGGCGCTGCTCAACAGGCGGTGCAAGGGCCAGGCCGTGCTGCGCGCCATCGACGAGCTCGTCGACGACGACCACCCCTTGATGTACAATCCCTGCGGCCCCGAGGAGTACAGGGCGTTCCGTTTGTCCGAGGAAGGGCGCAACTTGAGCGATCCACTCAAGGCTTTCTGCGGTGTGGAGAGATAG
- the LOC112903097 gene encoding flavin-containing monooxygenase FMO GS-OX-like 8: protein MVSSKKVCVVGAGISGLACARELRREGHDVTVMEQSSSVGGQWLYDPRTDSGDPLGVAGVHSSIYSSVRLLSPREVTGISDFPFYPKNGGDDARRYPWHGEFFRYIRDFSDAFRLTNAVRLNTRVVHVGMALPAGGGVSNSLRWVVRCARAGEVVTEEEVFDAVVVAAGQYTKPRLPTINGMGNWRRRQLHSHSYRVPDSFHQEVVVVVGCHESGKDIALELREVAREVHISVKSIEDVSPGMSKEVSRHNNLHLHPEIDCLCEDGRVVFADGSCVIADAIIYCTGYSYWFPFLDTAGVVTIDDNSVCPLFEHTFPPALAPTLSFVGVAKRVIVPRFYEMQARWVAQVLSGRRVLPSKEEMMRSIEEHNRRATETAGVPNRLTKNVTFDLDYCDEFGEKHCGFPRLEEWKKELIWSSFARLRDCPESFRDDYVDSDVVREGLRSEGWLVETPRVEADGQEDEPHSHRAHQMPI, encoded by the exons ATGGTCTCGTCCAAGAAGGTGTGCGTGGTCGGCGCCGGCATCTCGGGCTTGGCATGTGCGCGGGAGCTGCGCCGGGAGGGCCACGACGTTACGGTCAtggagcagagcagcagcgTCGGAGGGCAGTGGCTGTACGACCCGAGGACCGACAGCGGCGATCCcctcggggtggccggagtgcaCAGCAGCATCTACTCCTCCGTCCGTCTGCTCAGCCCGAGGGAGGTCACCGGCATCTCCGACTTCCCATTCTACCCCAAGAATGGCGGAGACGACGCCCGGCGCTACCCATGGCACGGCGAATTCTTCAGGTACATCCGGGACTTTTCCGATGCGTTCCGGCTCACGAATGCGGTGAGGTTGAACACCAGGGTTGTGCATGTGGGCATGGCGCTGCCTGCCGGCGGTGGTGTCAGCAACTCCTTGCGGTGGGTGGTCAGGTGCGCACGGGCAGGTGAGGTGGTCACAGAGGAGGAGGTGTTCGACGCCGTCGTGGTCGCCGCCGGACAATACACCAAGCCAAGGCTGCCGACCATCAACGGTATGGGCAATTGGAGGAGGAGGCAACTGCATTCCCACTCGTACCGCGTCCCGGACTCCTTCCACCAAGAGGTGGTGGTCGTCGTCGGCTGCCATGAGAGCGGCAAGGACATCGCCCTAGAGCTTCGCGAGGTGGCTAGGGAGGTGCACATTAGCGTCAAGTCCATTGAAGATGTCTCCCCCGGAATGTCCAAGGAGGTCTCTAGGCACAACAACCTCCACCTGCACCCCGAG ATTGACTGCTTGTGCGAGGACGGGCGGGTGGTGTTCGCCGACGGCTCGTGTGTCATCGCCGACGCCATCATCTACTGCACCGGGTACAGCTACTGGTTCCCGTTCCTAGACACGGCGGGCGTGGTCACCATTGACGACAACAGTGTGTGTCCGCTATTCGAGCACACTTTCCCACCGGCGCTGGCACCGACACTCTCCTTCGTGGGCGTAGCCAAGAGGGTGATCGTGCCGCGTTTCTACGAGATGCAGGCGAGATGGGTGGCCCAGGTGCTCTCCGGCCGGAGGGTGCTGCCGTCCAAGGAGGAGATGATGCGATCCATCGAGGAGCACAACCGCCGCGCCACGGAGACCGCCGGCGTGCCCAACCGTCTCACGAAAAACGTCACCTTCGACTTGGATTACTGCGACGAATTCGGGGAGAAGCACTGTGGCTTCCCGCGGCTGGAGGAGTGGAAGAAAGAGCTCATCTGGTCGTCCTTCGCAAGATTGCGGGACTGCCCGGAGAGCTTCCGTGACGACTACGTCGACAGTGACGTCGTCCGAGAGGGCTTGCGCTCGGAAGGCTGGCTTGTCGAGACGCCAAGAGTTGAGGCTGATGGCCAGGAGGACGAGCCACACAGCCATAGGGCCCATCAAATGCCAATCTAG